One Centroberyx gerrardi isolate f3 chromosome 6, fCenGer3.hap1.cur.20231027, whole genome shotgun sequence genomic region harbors:
- the opa3 gene encoding optic atrophy 3 protein homolog: MVVGAFPIAKLLYLGVRQLSKPVANRIKAGAIRSEFFKNYVCLPPAQIYHWIEMRTKMRIMGFRGSTIKPLNEEAAAELGAELLGEAIVFLIGGGCMVLEYSRQAANSRRKEEELNETITNLQTQLGELSLATETLDAQLREVNRLLLAFPAPDKK; encoded by the exons ATGGTTGTCGGTGCCTTCCCCATCGCCAAGCTCCTCTATCTCGGAGTACGGCAGCTGAGCAAGCCCGTGGCCAACAGGATAAAAGCAGGAGCCATAAGAAGCGAGTTCTTCAAGAATTACGTATGTCTTCCCCCGGCACAGA TTTACCACTGGATCGAGATGAGAACCAAGATGAGGATCATGGGGTTTCGGGGTTCCACCATTAAGCCGCTGAACGAGGAGGCGGCGGCAGAGCTGGGCGCCGAGCTGCTGGGAGAGGCGATCGTCTTCCTCATCGGCGGCGGCTGCATGGTGCTGGAGTACAGCAGGCAGGCCGCCAACTCCCGCCGCAAAGAAGAGGAGCTGAACGAGACGATCACCAACCTACAGACTCAGCTGGGAGAGCTCAGCCTGGCCACAGAGACACTAGACGCCCAGCTGAGGGAGGTCAACAGGCTACTGCTGGCCTTTCCTGCTCCCGACAAGAAATGA
- the hnrnpul1 gene encoding heterogeneous nuclear ribonucleoprotein U-like protein 1 — translation MSVDVKKLKVNELKEELQRRGLDTKGLKADLVERLRAALDSEAEADTLEEGGGPPENPEDQEDEYSHDFPDEEDAEDGDDGDDGEDGDDGEDIQEIQEADEDIDEGHIIEEQDEDKDSGGDYEADEAVGEPFESQVAPDTDDSIPDFTADVDIKKPEPEVIPEYEAKPEHPETQEKPESKPEVKAEIKKENDDESTGDQQRDVQETEQTREPANEWEEAEAQQAEQVKVEAERSGHHSRKRSYDESRGYGYYEHREDKRSRTPQPPAEDEEENIDDTLVTIDTYNCDLHFKVSRDRYSGYPLTIEGFAYLWSGARATHGVSQGRVCYEMKINEDIPVKHLPSSEPDPHVVRIGWSLNSCSTQLGEEPFSYGFGGTGKKSADCKFADYGEKFGENDVIGCYIDFDGGDEVQMAYSKNGVWLDVAFRATKESLAGRALFPHVLVKNCAVEFNFGQKQEPYFPPPEGYTFIHNLSMESKTRGTVGPTTKSECEILMMVGLPACGKTTWAMKHAETNPDKKYNILGTNAIMDKMKVMGLRRQRNYAGRWDILIQQATQCLNRLIEIAARKRRNYILDQTNVYGSAQRRKMRPFEGFQRKAIVICPTDEDLKERTLKQTDEQGKDVPDHAVLEMKANFTLPEGGDFLDEVTFAELQREEAEKLVKQYNEEGRKAGPPPDKRFDNRQGGFRGRGGGGSFQRYDNREVSRGGYQSRGGNGGNGYRGGYNRGSYNQNRWGNSYRDGGSNGRGGYNRSQQSGGSYNRPAPYNKGGYNQGYNQSYNQGYNQGNYNQSYYGNYSQYPGYSQSYSQTPATGQTYSQQPQQQQQQPQQQQQNYNQQYQQYAQQWQQYYQNQSQWNQYYSQYGNYSGQGSQGSSSGSQ, via the exons ATGAGTGTTGACGTAAAGAAACTGAAAGTCAATGAACTGAAAGAGGAGCTTCAGCGCCGCGGCCTGGACACCAAAGGCCTGAAGGCGGACCTGGTGGAGCGGCTCAGAGCCGCTCTGGACTCTGAAGCGGAGGCTGATACTttagaggaagggggaggaccACCGGAGAACCCGGAGGATCAGGAGGATGAATACTCCCACGACTTCCCAGATGAAGAAGATGCAGAAGACGGAGACGATGGAGATGATGGGGAGGATGGGGATGATGGGGAGGATATCCAAGAGATCCAAG AAGCAGATGAGGACATCGATGAAGGACATATCATCGAGGAGCAAGACGAGGATAAAGATTCAGGTGGAGACTACGAGGCAGACGAGGCAGTAGGTGAGCCTTTTGAAAGTCAGGTGGCTCCAGACACGGACGACAGTATCCCCGACTTCACAGCAGACGTTGATATAAAGAAGCCTGAGCCTGAGGTGATTCCTGAGTACGAGGCCAAGCCTGAACACCCGGAGACACAGGAGAAGCCCGAGAGCAAACCAG aaGTTAAAGCGGAGATCAAAAAAGAGAATGACGATGAATCCACTGGAGATCAGCAGCGGGATGTTCAAGAAACAGAGCAGACGCGTGAGCCAGCCAACGAGTGGGAGGAGGCTGAGGCCCAGCAGGCTGAGCAGGTCAAGGTGGAAGCCGAAAGATCTGGACACCACAGCCGCAAGAGATCCTATGATGAGAGCAGGGGCTACGGCTACTACGAGCACCGCGAGGACAAGAG GTCTCGCACCCCACAGCCCCCTGCcgaagatgaggaagagaacATTGATGATACTCTTGTTACAATTGATACGT ACAACTGTGATCTGCACTTCAAAGTGTCCCGAGATCGCTACAGCGGCTATCCGCTCACCATCGAGGGCTTCGCTTACCTGTGGTCCGGAGCGCGGGCGACACATGGCGTCAGCCAGGGCCGTGTCTGTTATGAGATGAAG atCAATGAGGATATCCCCGTGAAGCACCTGCCCAGCAGCGAGCCCGATCCCCATGTGGTCAGAATCGGATGGTCCCTGAACTCCTGCAGCACTCAGCTTG GTGAGGAGCCTTTTTCCTACGGATTTGGAGGAACAGGAAAGAAATCCGCTGATTGCAAGTTTGCAGATTATGGAGAGAAGTTTGGTGAAAATGATGTCATCGGCTGTTACATT GACTTTGATGGTGGTGACGAGGTGCAGATGGCCTACTCTAAGAACGGAGTGTGGCTGGATGTGGCTTTCCGAGCTACCAAGGAGTCGCTGGCAGGCCGCGCTCTGTTCCCGCACGTCCTGGTGAAGAATTGTGCCGTTGAGTTCAACTTTGGCCAGAAGCAGGAGCCTTACTTCCCCCCACCAGAGGGCTACACCTTCATCCACAACCTCAGCATGGAGAGCAAGACCAGAGGCACTGTGGGACCCACCACCAAGTCTGAATGTGAG ATCTTGATGATGGTTGGCTTGCCTGCCTGTGGGAAGACCACCTGGGCCATGAAGCACGCTGAGACGAACCCCGACAAGAAGTACAACATCTTGGGCACCAACGCCATCATGGACAAGATGAAG GTGATGGGTCTTCGTCGCCAGAGGAACTACGCGGGGCGCTGGGACATTCTGATCCAGCAGGCCACCCAGTGTCTGAACCGGCTGATCGAGATCGCCGCCCGCAAGAGACGCAACTACATCCTGGATCAG ACAAATGTATATGGATCAGCCCAGAGACGAAAAATGCGTCCTTTTGAAGGTTTTCAACGCAAGGCTATTGTAATTTGTCCCACGGACGAGGATTTAAAAGAACGAACATTAAAGCAAACTGATGAGCAGGGGAAGGATGTGCCCGATCATGCTGTTTTAGAAATGAAAG CCAACTTTACTCTCCCTGAGGGTGGCGACTTCCTGGATGAGGTGACGTTTGCCGAGCTGCAGCGTGAGGAGGCTGAGAAGCTGGTGAAGCAGTACAATGAGGAAGGCCGCAAGGCCGGCCCGCCCCCTGACAAACGCTTCGACAACAGGCAGGGCGGGTTCCGCGGCCGCGGCGGCGGTGGCAGCTTCCAGCGATATGACAACCGTGAGGTATCCCGCGGTGGCTACCAGAGCCGCGGCGGGAATGGAGGCAATGGCTACAGAGGAG GCTACAATCGTGGCAGCTATAATCAGAACCGTTGGGGTAACAGCTACCGTGACGGAGGCTCAAACGGACGTGGCGGATACAACCGCAGCCAGCAGTCAGGAGGAAGCTATAATCGGCCAGCCCCTTACAACAAGGGAGGATACAACCAG GGCTACAACCAGAGCTACAATCAAGGGTACAACCAGGGCAACTACAACCAGAGTTACTATGGCAACTACAGTCAGTACCCAGGATACAGCCAGAGCTACAGCCAGACACCTGCCACTGGACAGACATACAGCCaacagccacagcagcagcagcagcagccgcagcagcagcaacagaactACAACCAGCAATACCAGCAG tATGCTCAGCAGTGGCAGCAGTACTACCAGAACCAGAGCCAGTGGAATCAGTATTACAGCCAGTACGGCAACTACTCTGGTCAGGGCAGCCAAGGCTCGTCTTCCGGTTCCCAGTAA